From the Companilactobacillus ginsenosidimutans genome, the window TCATAAGCATAACCCTTATCTATCAACACTTTTACAAAGTTAATGATTTCTGGAATGTTGTCAGTCGCACGAGGATTAACTGTTGCACGTTGAACATTCAGTTCATCAATATCTTCGTAGAAAGCTTTAATAAATTTATCGGCAACTTCTGGGACGGTAATATTTTCTCGAGCAGCTTCTTTAATCATCTTGTCGTCAACATCAGTAAAATTAGAAACAAATTTTACATTGTAACCAATATATTCCAAATAACGTCTGACAGTGTCAAAAGCAACGATTGAGCGCCCATTTCCAATGTGAATATAGTTATAGACTGTGGGACCACAGACATACATATTCACTTGATTAGGTTGAATTGATTTGAATTCTTCTTTTTCTCGTGTGTATGTATTAAATATTTTTAGCATCTATATCACCCTATATAAAAAGAGGTTGAGGCAAAACTTAGTTTTCCTTCAACCTCTTGTTTTGTATCAAGAAACGATACTTCTATTTCATTTGATCTAAAGTTTTATCAATATTCTTCAAAGCTTGATCCTTACCGAATAACTCAATAGCTTCGGCAATTGCTGGACCGTGCATTGTACGTGTTGTAGCAATTCTTGCTGGCATGTAAAGTTTTCTACCTTTAACACCAGTATCTGCTCTAACACCTTGAATAGCAGCCATAATTTGTGTAGCTGTAAATCGTTTAAGATTTTCTAACTTGCCACGCAAGTCTTCAATTGCCTTACGCGCATCGTCGTCTTTCAATTCTTCTTGTTCATCATCAGTTAAGACTTCTGGTTGTTCAAAGAAAACATCTGAGAGATCAACGATTTGTTGAGTAAAGCTCATTTGTGGCATATACAATTCAGTCAAGTGTCTTACCCATTGGATTGTATCTGTGTCAGGATTTTCTGGAATACGTTTTGCTGTGATTAAGTTTTCAAGAACTAAATCAGTGATTTCTGAAACATCAGCGTTCTTAACGTATTGGTTATTAACCCATTCCAATTTCTTTTGGTCAAACTTAGCAGGTGATTTACTCAAACGCTTTTCATCAAAAATCTTGATAAATTGTTTACGGTTGAATAATTCATCTTCACCAACTGGTGACCATCCGAGCAATGTAATGAAATTAAACATTGCTTCCGGAAGATATCCTAATTCACGATATTGTTCGATGAATTGTAGGACTGATTCATCACGTTTACTTAGTTTCTTACCTGTTTCAGTGTTGATAATCAATGTCATGTGACCGAATTTTGGAGCTTCCCAGCCAAGTGCATCATAGACCATCAATTGTTTAGGAGTATTGGCAACGTGATCATCACCACGCAGAACGTGACTAATCTTCATCAAGTGGTCATCAACAACAACCGCAAAGTTATACGTTGGCATACCATCACGTTTTTGGATAACCCAGTCTCCACCAATAGTATTTGAATCGATAGAAACACTGCCTTTAACAATGTCATCCCACTCGTA encodes:
- the gltX gene encoding glutamate--tRNA ligase → MANKANNDIRVRYAPSPTGHLHIGNARTAIFNYLFARSHKGTFVIRIEDTDTKRNVEGGEQSQLENLKWLGVDWDEGPDVGGDYGPYRQSERKDIYQKYIQELLDKGDAYESYTTEEELTAMREKQEANGEMPHYEYEFAGMSEDEKAQKIQAAKDAGLTPVIRIHVPVGKTYEWDDIVKGSVSIDSNTIGGDWVIQKRDGMPTYNFAVVVDDHLMKISHVLRGDDHVANTPKQLMVYDALGWEAPKFGHMTLIINTETGKKLSKRDESVLQFIEQYRELGYLPEAMFNFITLLGWSPVGEDELFNRKQFIKIFDEKRLSKSPAKFDQKKLEWVNNQYVKNADVSEITDLVLENLITAKRIPENPDTDTIQWVRHLTELYMPQMSFTQQIVDLSDVFFEQPEVLTDDEQEELKDDDARKAIEDLRGKLENLKRFTATQIMAAIQGVRADTGVKGRKLYMPARIATTRTMHGPAIAEAIELFGKDQALKNIDKTLDQMK